AAGGAGGCCGTCCGCAAAGCCGTACAATTCGGCTGCGCAGTAGGCGCGCGTGTGCAGCACTTCAGCAAGTTCGACCGCAAATCCTACTTCTACCCTGACAGCCCAAGAAATTTTCAGATCACGCAGTATGATGAGCCGATTATTTTAGGTGGTGCCATTACGGCGGATGTTGAGGGAGTAACAAAGCACTTTCTTATCAACCGCGCACATCTAGAAGATGATGCTGGCATGTTGAAACACTTTAGCAACTTCGCAGGTGTCGACTACAATCGTGCAGGTGTTCCACTTCTCGAAATCGTCTCAGAACCTTGCATACACTCTCCTAAGGAAGCTGCGAGCTATGCGATGGCAATACGCGCCATCATGCTCTATCTCGACGCCTCAGACTGCAACATGGATGAGGGATCGCTCCGCTTTGATGTGAACATCTCAGTTCGGCCAAAAAATGAGAGCACTCTTCGCAACAAGATCGAGATTAAAAACCTCAACTCCTTTACTCACATGGAGATGGCGATCGAATCTGAAATTCGCCGCCAGATCCGCGCCTACACTCTCCAGCCTCATGAGAATCCCGATCTGGTAATTTCCAAAGGAACCTACCGTTTCGACTTAGAAAAAAAGGAGACGGTTCTGATGCGCCAGAAAGAAGAGGCGGCCGACTACCGCTACTTCCCGGAGCCAGACCTTCCTCCCCTTCTTCTCTCTGATGCTTACATCGAAGAAATACGCGGATCGCTCCCAGAACTGCCACATCAGAAGTTTAAGCGCTACATCGAAGAGCTAAAACTTACCCCCTACTCTGCTTCGGTTCTCATCAATGAGAAGCCTCTATCCGACTACTTCGAAGAGGCGCTAAAAAAATGCTCCAATGCGAAGAGCCTATGCAATTGGATCACCATCGAATTCGCAGGCCGCGTAAAAGAGAGCGGCAGAACGATTCAAGAAGCTGGCATCCGCAGCGAGTATGTCGCAAAGCTCGTCAACTTAATCGACAAGGGAACAATTACGGGTAAGATCGCAAAACTCGTCGCAGACGAGATGATGCTGCACCCAGAAAAAGATCCCGAAGAGATCGTAAAAGAGAATCCAGACTTCCTCCCCGTACACGAGACCGCCTCGATCGAGCCGATCGTCGATCAGGTGCTTCTAGACAACCCGCAATCGATTGCAGACTTCAAGGCCGGCAAGGGCCGCGCCTTCGACTTCCTCGTCGGACAAGTGATGAAGCAGACCAAAGGCAAGGCCTCTCCCACTGTTGTTGGCGAGCTGCTCACCAAAAAGCTGAAATAACTCGCCTGCAAATAGAGATTTCGCCACGGTAGCGATGAAAGAAGTTTGTGTCGCCGCTTCCGCGGCTAAGAATAAGGTGGAGGGTGTTATTGTTCCCCACGTTCCGCTTCGCTTCACGCGGGGCTAGCGCCTGACATCGCTTCCGCGATTAAGAAAAGGATCCCGTTCTCTTAGCCACGGCAGTGGCGTAAGGCGCTAGCCCCGCGTGAAGCGAAGCGAAACGTGGGGAATGAAAGCCCTCCCCTCCTTCTCTCCGAGCCACGGAAGTGGCGAAAGAGGGCTGTTGAGAAAAAAATCGATATAAACAAGATATTTTATTATAAAATTTCTGTGAAATATCAAGCAAAGAAAGAGCATGTCTCATTCGTATAGAATTCAT
Above is a genomic segment from Chlamydiales bacterium containing:
- the gatB gene encoding Asp-tRNA(Asn)/Glu-tRNA(Gln) amidotransferase subunit GatB, with the protein product MTDILYESWQPVIGLEIHVQLNTKSKMFSTAPNRFGDEPNTNITEVCTGQPGSLPVINKEAVRKAVQFGCAVGARVQHFSKFDRKSYFYPDSPRNFQITQYDEPIILGGAITADVEGVTKHFLINRAHLEDDAGMLKHFSNFAGVDYNRAGVPLLEIVSEPCIHSPKEAASYAMAIRAIMLYLDASDCNMDEGSLRFDVNISVRPKNESTLRNKIEIKNLNSFTHMEMAIESEIRRQIRAYTLQPHENPDLVISKGTYRFDLEKKETVLMRQKEEAADYRYFPEPDLPPLLLSDAYIEEIRGSLPELPHQKFKRYIEELKLTPYSASVLINEKPLSDYFEEALKKCSNAKSLCNWITIEFAGRVKESGRTIQEAGIRSEYVAKLVNLIDKGTITGKIAKLVADEMMLHPEKDPEEIVKENPDFLPVHETASIEPIVDQVLLDNPQSIADFKAGKGRAFDFLVGQVMKQTKGKASPTVVGELLTKKLK